A segment of the Methanolinea mesophila genome:
GGACGGGAGCCCGGGAGGTGCCGGTCATTGAAATATTCTCTCCGGCAGTCTGTGATGCCCCGATGAACGGGAAGAAACCTGATATCGAGATTCCGAGGAACACTACCAGGACAATCGACAGGGCAGAGAGGACTACCATCTTTTTTTTCCTCTTCTCCCCTCCTTCGCTGTCGGTCATAGATTCCTACATATAAACCATTTTAGGGAATAAATGAATTCCGAAGTTTTCCCGGGCGACGGGATATGCGGGACAAGGAGTATAACCTACGTGGTGTAAGACGAAATACAGGCTTAATACGATTATTCCGGCTCTCTCGATCGTATAAGGTCTGCGATGCACCGGTTATAAGGGGTCGGGACGGAATGACGTGTCCCGAGGCGGGCGACGTACCCGTTGAGGAGTTCGATCTCGGTTCGTTTGCCTTCACGGAGGTCGAAGTACATCGAAGTATGCACCGGGGCGAAATCGGGAATCTGCACGGAATAGAGGTAATCCAGGTATTCCCCGGCGGTCTTCCACGAGAGGTGGACCTCCTCGGCGTCCATGACCGCGAACGTCTCCTCGATCAGGCCGGTGACTATCTCCCTGAGATACGCATTCTCAACCGCCCCGACCGGTTCGCCAAGGAGGGCCGTGAGCGGGTTGACCGCAATATTCAGGAGGGCCTTCGTCCATTTACCCGCCCTGATGTCGGGAGATGCGGCTACGGGCACTCCGGCGGATCCCAGCAACGCGATCAGGCGGTCAAGTACCGCATGTTCCGGTTCACCCGACCAGATCCCGAGCGCCACCGGCCCGCTCTCCCGAAGGACCCTTACCGACCCGGGCCCTTCGATTGCAAAGTTGGTGGTGATGGTCCCCCCGATAACGAGGGCTGAATAGGAAGAGATGATCTCTTCGTTTCCGATGCCGTTCTGGAGGCTTACCACCGGCCGGTCCCGGATTACACCGGCATATTCTTCACAAATCTCAAGGGTATCGGTCCCCTTGGCGGTGATGAACACATAATCGGGAGAGTCCGGAGCACCTCCCGGCCCCGCGATGCAGGAGATGCCGGCGACCGTTCCCTCGCCCCAAATCCCGCGCATTTCAAGTCCCCGTTGCCTGATTGCCTCGGCGTGGCGTGGACGGCATGCCGTGTAAACGGTCGCGACACCCGCGAGCTTACCGGCGAGGGAGAGTCCGACCGCGCCTGCGCCGAGGATCAGGATAACCGGGCCAGCCTGTGACATGGTATGCGAACTGTTACTATGAGGCGGAACAGGATAATCATCTCGGAATGTTTCCGGATGAGTCCGTGCCACTGTGGTACTGCACCAGTAGCGACGAATGCCCCGGATTTTCAGGATTCCCCTGAGATGTCACGGGCGTCCTTCCGTTCCTGATCGTCCTCCAGGGAAATCCGCCAACCGCATTTTCGCCCCGCACCCTCCGCAGGATTTTTAAGAATCCTTCTCCTCTTGTTCATTCATGTCGGAATCAGGAGAGATCAGCCTGGTGGAAGTGCCGCCGGTCCTCGTGGCCGGGATACGGCGGAAAGGCTCTTACCAAGAGATCCCCGTCATGATCGGGGAGCTTGCGGAATTCATCGTCAGACGCGAGATCGGGCCCTCGGGCCCCCCGATCTACCTGTGGCACGAAAAGTCCGTTGAGGATGCATACCGGGCCGATGCATCGGGGGACGCCGATATCGAGGTCGCGTTCCCGGTGACCGGCCGGACCAGACCTGAGGGGGATATCGTCACGTACGAGCTCCCGGGAGGATTGATGGCCAGGGTGCTCCACAAGGGGCCATACCAGGAATGCACCGGGACCTACGAGAAGCTCTTCGCGTGGCTGGAATCTGAAGGCAGAAAGATCAAAGGGCCGATCCGTGAGATCTACCTCAACGATCCCCGGGAAGTGCGGCCGGACGAGATCCTCACCGAAATACTGGCTCCGGTGGGATAGAACGGAAAAACCAGATCGGTTACTGTCCGAATACCCGCCTTAAGCGGGAGGCGCCGGGCAGGAACCGTCATCACCGGGAGATACGCACCGGAATGAAATATTCATACCTTCACGCGTCATTCCCTCATTTGATATCATGAGGGACGGGCAGGTTGCAGTGAGCGAGGTTGTAGGGACCATCCTGATCATCGTGCTGGTGATCGCGGTGGCGATCATTATGGCTTCGCAGTTCCTGGGTTTTTTCAATCTCCTCGGGAAATCTGCATATATCGCACCTGAGATCAAGGTGGTGAACGTTTCCGGAGTTCAGGCGATCAGCCTCTATAGCAGGGGAGGTGATGTGGCCTCGGTGAATGCCTCCGCACAGGCCGCCTACAGGCTGGGCCTCTACGTCGACACGCCGGAACGTTCGGATATGGTGAAATATGATCCATCGCTGACATACTTTGGTCCGGGCGATACCCTCTACATCTACCGCACCCCGGCAGGATACTATGCAACCGGGGACCTGACCGGAATAACCGGCACGCTTCCGCTTCCCGGGGGGCCGTTAAGCCTTCGCCTGGTCGACGAGACTGCACATATCCTCATCGCCAACGAGGGGATCGGGGGGACTGGAACGGGAACAGGTACCGTGACCGGAACGACTACGGCAACGACGACGGTGACCACCACAGCGACGACCATGGTTACCACTTCACCTACGCCTACACAGCCATCAGAATGCGGTTCAGTATCAGGTATGAAATATAATGATCTCAATGGGAATGGAGTTAGAGATCCAAATGAGCCTGGATTGAGTGGATGGGAAATAAAATGTTACAACAAACCTGGCGGGTCCTGGGTTTTATCACAGACTACTACCACAAACGGAAACGGGGACTTTGTATTTAACGGACTGAAATTCTCTCCGGCCGAACAATACAGGATTGTAGAAACCCAACGAAATGGATGGAAGCCAACTAATCCTTCTTCTGGAGAATATGACAATGTCATTTTGAACCCATCCCACTGCTATGCAACCGGGATAAATTTTGGAAATCAAGTGATTGCATAAATATTCTCAAGGAAAGAATAGCTTTTTTTTTCATGGCGAGCCCTATACTCCGTCATGAAAAATGCCTCTCTCCTTTTTACCGGGCTCCTCTGCCTCCTCCTCCTTGCGGGGTGTACCACTCCCGCCCCCGGGAATGCCACGTTGACCGCCACCCCCACCCCGTCGACCACTCCCGT
Coding sequences within it:
- a CDS encoding ketopantoate reductase family protein; its protein translation is MSQAGPVILILGAGAVGLSLAGKLAGVATVYTACRPRHAEAIRQRGLEMRGIWGEGTVAGISCIAGPGGAPDSPDYVFITAKGTDTLEICEEYAGVIRDRPVVSLQNGIGNEEIISSYSALVIGGTITTNFAIEGPGSVRVLRESGPVALGIWSGEPEHAVLDRLIALLGSAGVPVAASPDIRAGKWTKALLNIAVNPLTALLGEPVGAVENAYLREIVTGLIEETFAVMDAEEVHLSWKTAGEYLDYLYSVQIPDFAPVHTSMYFDLREGKRTEIELLNGYVARLGTRHSVPTPYNRCIADLIRSREPE
- a CDS encoding GyrI-like domain-containing protein, translated to MSESGEISLVEVPPVLVAGIRRKGSYQEIPVMIGELAEFIVRREIGPSGPPIYLWHEKSVEDAYRADASGDADIEVAFPVTGRTRPEGDIVTYELPGGLMARVLHKGPYQECTGTYEKLFAWLESEGRKIKGPIREIYLNDPREVRPDEILTEILAPVG
- a CDS encoding SdrD B-like domain-containing protein, yielding MRDGQVAVSEVVGTILIIVLVIAVAIIMASQFLGFFNLLGKSAYIAPEIKVVNVSGVQAISLYSRGGDVASVNASAQAAYRLGLYVDTPERSDMVKYDPSLTYFGPGDTLYIYRTPAGYYATGDLTGITGTLPLPGGPLSLRLVDETAHILIANEGIGGTGTGTGTVTGTTTATTTVTTTATTMVTTSPTPTQPSECGSVSGMKYNDLNGNGVRDPNEPGLSGWEIKCYNKPGGSWVLSQTTTTNGNGDFVFNGLKFSPAEQYRIVETQRNGWKPTNPSSGEYDNVILNPSHCYATGINFGNQVIA